In Actinoplanes sp. NBC_00393, a single genomic region encodes these proteins:
- a CDS encoding WhiB family transcriptional regulator, with translation MSNVRRLPGPIADLWDWQRLGLCRGRDSAQFFHPDGERGSSRNRREAKAKSMCGACPVRAECAAHALAVREPYGVWGGFSESERLRLLAVGWEDLADRHGRVDLLRLEARLGRPHKTAVPAQRQAPAA, from the coding sequence ATGTCGAACGTTCGCAGACTGCCCGGGCCCATCGCCGATTTGTGGGACTGGCAGAGGCTGGGCCTCTGCCGGGGCCGGGACAGTGCGCAGTTCTTCCACCCCGACGGCGAGCGTGGCTCGTCCCGCAATCGTCGCGAGGCCAAGGCGAAGTCCATGTGTGGCGCCTGCCCGGTCCGGGCGGAGTGCGCCGCGCACGCCCTCGCGGTCCGCGAGCCGTACGGTGTCTGGGGAGGTTTCAGCGAATCGGAGCGGCTGCGGCTGCTCGCGGTCGGCTGGGAGGATCTGGCCGATCGTCACGGACGGGTCGACCTGCTACGGCTCGAGGCGCGCCTCGGCCGGCCCCACAAGACGGCGGTACCCGCACAACGGCAGGCACCGGCGGCCTGA
- a CDS encoding molybdopterin-dependent oxidoreductase: MQDGEVNASIRTGLSGVAAAAVALGVAELAAVLTGASTAPLVAVGGVVVDHVPAPVKDFGIAVFGVHDKTALLVGTALLVAIYAYGVGALGRRRWAVAVTGIAVFGAIGAGAALTRTGAGPAAVLPSLIGAAAAVLVLRHLLRTAATVEGHAAEVAEPRVPAAPASAYPGESRRRFLRDLGIVAAVAAAGGVAGRMLTSRRAVTAARQSIALPVAAGPVPTPPAGAQAPGAVPFVTPNRDFYRIDTALVTPQVDPAAWQLRIHGMVRNPITLTWADLLRRPMVARYLTLACVSNEVGGDLIGNALWLGTPIKDLLDEAGPLPGADQVVQRSVDGWTCGTPTAVLRDGRDALLAVGMNGEPLPVAHGFPVRMVVPGLYGYVSACKWITEIELTRFADFDAYWVPRGWSAQAPVKTQSRIDTPRNGASRPAGAVTVAGVAWAQHRGIVKVEVQVDDGPWVVATLAPTVSVDTWVQWSVAWTAEPGEHRLRVRATDRDGVTQTADRAEPAPDGATGWHEVTVNIE, translated from the coding sequence ATGCAGGATGGTGAGGTGAACGCATCGATCCGGACCGGGCTCAGCGGGGTGGCGGCAGCCGCGGTGGCACTCGGCGTGGCCGAGTTGGCCGCCGTCCTGACCGGCGCCTCCACCGCGCCTCTGGTGGCGGTCGGTGGCGTGGTGGTCGATCACGTGCCGGCTCCGGTCAAGGATTTCGGCATCGCGGTCTTCGGCGTGCACGACAAGACCGCGCTGCTTGTCGGCACCGCTCTGCTGGTGGCGATTTATGCGTACGGGGTGGGCGCGCTCGGTCGACGCCGGTGGGCGGTTGCGGTCACCGGCATCGCGGTGTTCGGGGCCATCGGGGCCGGGGCAGCGCTCACGCGTACCGGGGCGGGGCCGGCCGCGGTACTGCCGTCCCTGATCGGAGCGGCCGCGGCGGTGCTGGTGCTGCGGCATCTGCTGCGGACGGCCGCGACGGTCGAGGGGCACGCTGCCGAGGTGGCCGAGCCTCGCGTGCCTGCGGCGCCCGCTTCCGCGTACCCCGGTGAAAGCCGGCGCCGCTTCCTGCGTGACCTGGGGATCGTGGCTGCCGTCGCGGCCGCCGGCGGCGTCGCGGGCCGGATGCTGACCTCGCGCCGCGCGGTGACCGCGGCCCGGCAGTCGATCGCGTTGCCGGTCGCGGCCGGACCGGTGCCCACGCCGCCTGCCGGTGCCCAGGCACCCGGCGCCGTCCCGTTCGTCACGCCGAACCGGGACTTCTACCGGATCGACACCGCGCTGGTGACCCCGCAGGTGGACCCGGCGGCCTGGCAGTTGCGCATTCACGGCATGGTCCGCAACCCGATCACGCTGACCTGGGCGGATCTGCTCCGCCGGCCGATGGTGGCGCGCTATCTGACGCTGGCCTGCGTCTCCAACGAGGTGGGCGGCGATCTGATCGGCAACGCGCTCTGGCTGGGTACGCCGATCAAGGACCTGCTCGACGAGGCCGGCCCGCTGCCCGGGGCGGACCAGGTGGTGCAGCGGTCGGTGGACGGCTGGACCTGCGGCACGCCGACCGCGGTGCTGCGGGACGGGCGCGATGCGCTGCTCGCGGTCGGGATGAACGGCGAGCCGCTGCCGGTCGCCCACGGCTTCCCGGTCCGGATGGTCGTTCCCGGACTGTACGGCTACGTCTCCGCCTGCAAGTGGATCACCGAGATCGAGCTGACGAGATTCGCTGACTTCGATGCCTATTGGGTGCCGCGCGGCTGGTCGGCGCAGGCGCCGGTGAAAACCCAGTCCCGAATCGACACCCCGCGCAACGGCGCCTCCCGGCCGGCCGGTGCGGTCACGGTGGCCGGGGTCGCCTGGGCCCAGCATCGGGGGATCGTCAAGGTCGAGGTGCAGGTCGACGACGGTCCCTGGGTGGTCGCGACGCTCGCCCCGACCGTCTCGGTGGACACCTGGGTCCAGTGGAGCGTGGCCTGGACCGCTGAGCCCGGGGAGCACCGGCTCCGAGTGCGGGCGACCGATCGCGACGGGGTGACCCAGACCGCCGATCGCGCCGAACCGGCGCCCGACGGGGCCACCGGGTGGCACGAGGTGACCGTCAACATCGAATAG